Proteins from a single region of Streptomyces glaucescens:
- a CDS encoding CU044_5270 family protein, which yields MNDKTTGASPERNGDREEIARLLSAPADWDLPREQHLRHKELLMHHIDRDLATRTRPARRLLRPALLAPATALTLACALAAGIALNSGDQEPSGTASHRAATDIQPAAALLDRISDAAEERATPIVRDDQVVYTREKTRGADLTSGKAVLGPRMDREMWAAQEPRPLHKLGLIREDGETFPINAELGDTDGTPAGITRPTYRWLSSLPTDPDKLLVYLYAKTPQVEGRERDQAVFEQIGSLLGGVIPSRTAAALYRAAAKIPGVTPAPQARDAIGRRGLGIARDDTRYSIQTEWGLRREGLLLPRLPQLSGEGHLVRKGRNAAVQRGRAGTRHRRQGRSTARGHGAHTGCR from the coding sequence ATGAACGACAAGACCACCGGCGCTTCCCCGGAGCGGAACGGCGACCGCGAAGAGATCGCCCGCCTGCTGTCGGCCCCAGCCGACTGGGACCTTCCGCGCGAGCAGCACCTTCGTCACAAGGAACTGCTGATGCACCACATCGACCGAGACCTGGCGACCCGTACCCGCCCTGCCCGTCGGCTGCTGCGGCCCGCGCTCCTGGCGCCGGCGACCGCGCTGACCTTGGCCTGCGCGCTGGCCGCGGGAATCGCCCTGAACAGCGGCGACCAGGAGCCCTCCGGCACCGCTTCGCACCGTGCGGCCACGGACATCCAGCCGGCCGCGGCGCTCCTGGACCGGATCTCCGACGCCGCGGAGGAACGCGCCACGCCCATCGTGCGGGACGACCAGGTCGTCTACACCCGGGAGAAGACCCGCGGGGCCGACCTGACCAGCGGGAAGGCCGTCCTCGGCCCACGGATGGACCGTGAGATGTGGGCCGCGCAGGAGCCGAGGCCCTTGCACAAGCTCGGCCTGATCCGGGAAGACGGTGAGACCTTTCCCATCAACGCCGAACTCGGTGACACCGACGGGACCCCGGCCGGCATCACCCGACCCACCTACCGCTGGCTCAGCTCGCTGCCCACCGACCCCGACAAGCTGCTGGTCTATCTGTACGCCAAGACCCCGCAAGTTGAGGGCCGGGAACGTGACCAGGCGGTGTTCGAGCAGATCGGGTCCCTGCTCGGCGGGGTGATCCCGTCCCGTACGGCCGCCGCCCTCTACCGGGCCGCGGCGAAGATCCCCGGCGTCACCCCGGCCCCGCAGGCCCGCGACGCGATCGGCCGCCGGGGCCTCGGCATCGCCCGCGACGACACGCGCTACAGCATTCAGACCGAGTGGGGTCTTCGACGAGAAGGACTTCTCCTTCCTCGGCTCCCGCAGCTATCTGGCGAAGGACACCTCGTACGGAAAGGCCGGAACGCTGCTGTCCAGCGAGGCCGAGCTGGAACTCGCCATCGTCGACAAGGCAGGTCAACAGCCCGCGGACACGGAGCACACACGGGGTGCCGGTAA
- a CDS encoding SSI family serine proteinase inhibitor, producing MRRHIAAVSAATLLTLACAAGVAEAQPTSLYAPSAVVLTVAQGGDEGTVVRAATLSCAPTAQGTHPDPEAACAALAATAGTLDTLLATPDTDRACPMHYDPVTVTADGVWQGKRISWKHSFSNACVMATTLNGNALYAF from the coding sequence GTGCGTCGCCACATCGCTGCCGTCTCCGCCGCTACCCTTCTGACCCTGGCCTGCGCCGCCGGTGTCGCGGAGGCGCAGCCCACCAGCCTGTACGCCCCCTCCGCCGTGGTCCTCACCGTCGCCCAAGGCGGGGACGAGGGCACCGTCGTACGGGCGGCCACCCTCAGCTGCGCGCCGACCGCGCAGGGAACGCACCCCGACCCGGAGGCCGCCTGTGCGGCCCTCGCCGCCACCGCCGGCACCCTCGACACGCTCCTGGCCACGCCGGACACCGACCGCGCCTGTCCGATGCACTACGACCCCGTCACCGTCACGGCGGACGGCGTGTGGCAGGGCAAGCGCATCTCCTGGAAGCACAGCTTCTCGAACGCGTGCGTCATGGCCACGACCCTCAACGGGAACGCCCTCTACGCGTTCTGA
- a CDS encoding methyltransferase domain-containing protein produces MPATLPPALDLSLGLLRCPTCRTRHLHPGRGALRCPGGHTFNIARHGYASLLTGTRATSGDDTAMVQARTRFLSTGTYAPIRDVGARLAADAAAEQATVVDVGCGTGYYLAGVLDRLPGARGLGLDTSVHALRSAARAHDRAAAVAWDVFRPFPLADGVADVVLDVFAPRNPAEFHRVLRPTGRLIVVRPTERHLAELRDRLPAMVTIDPAKEQRLHQALDPFFEGTVTEQVEYTAPLTKLDALDLVTMTPSARHVSRADLNEDGLLPDEVTVSVLASAYQPR; encoded by the coding sequence GTGCCCGCGACGCTTCCCCCTGCCCTCGACCTCTCCCTCGGCCTGTTGCGCTGCCCAACGTGTCGCACGCGCCACCTGCACCCCGGCCGCGGCGCACTGCGCTGCCCGGGAGGCCACACCTTCAACATCGCCCGCCACGGCTACGCCAGCCTGCTGACGGGCACCCGCGCCACCAGCGGCGATGACACAGCCATGGTCCAAGCCCGGACCCGGTTCCTGTCCACCGGTACCTACGCGCCCATCCGCGACGTCGGAGCTCGCCTGGCGGCCGACGCCGCCGCGGAGCAGGCCACGGTCGTGGACGTGGGGTGCGGTACGGGCTACTACCTGGCCGGCGTACTCGACCGGCTGCCCGGCGCCCGTGGACTGGGTCTGGACACCTCGGTGCATGCACTGCGCTCGGCAGCCCGAGCCCACGACCGAGCCGCGGCGGTGGCCTGGGACGTCTTCCGTCCCTTCCCCCTCGCCGACGGGGTGGCCGATGTCGTGCTGGACGTGTTCGCCCCGCGCAACCCGGCCGAGTTCCACCGCGTACTGCGCCCGACCGGCCGGTTGATCGTGGTCCGTCCCACCGAGCGGCACCTGGCCGAGCTGCGTGACCGACTGCCTGCGATGGTCACGATCGACCCGGCCAAGGAACAGCGCCTGCACCAGGCACTGGACCCCTTCTTCGAGGGCACCGTCACCGAACAAGTGGAGTACACCGCACCCTTGACCAAGTTGGATGCCCTGGATCTGGTGACGATGACACCGAGCGCACGCCACGTGAGCCGTGCAGACCTGAACGAGGACGGCCTCCTGCCCGATGAGGTCACCGTCTCCGTGCTGGCCTCCGCCTACCAGCCTCGGTGA
- a CDS encoding MFS transporter has translation MQTVNPKRWWALTVLATAQFMVIMDTSIIGVALPEMQKDLGFSQGELQWVFNAYVIAFGGLLLLGGRLSDLLGARRVFTAGWTVLIGGSIVAAAAQTAWVEVAGRAVQGVGGALIAPAAMTLLMTLFAHDPRELGKAMALYGAAAPAGGTAGVFLGGVFTEWLSWPWVFIIYIPIGAATLAATKMLPDVAPRHGAIDVLGAAAVTAGLALTVFAVVRAPEIGWGATQTVLALVGAAALLVLFFVLQKTARQPLMPLGIWRVPRLGSANLAMTLLGAAWIPMWYFLNLYLQQVLGYGAFASGAALLPMTLLLMVFMTAITARLLARLGAKALIGSGLLVLAGGLLWLSAVEPSGSFVIDVLPASLVAALGMSLAYIPAMMAAMSGAPAEQAGLASGIVNTTYQIGSALGLAALTALATSQGAGKLGDLPALTEGFSAAFTAAAAIAAAGGLITLLVMRTDRAAAASNADQAGEPSVPGEKAGV, from the coding sequence ATGCAAACCGTCAATCCCAAGCGCTGGTGGGCGCTGACCGTGCTCGCCACCGCCCAGTTCATGGTGATCATGGACACCTCGATCATCGGAGTGGCGCTCCCCGAGATGCAGAAGGACCTCGGCTTCTCACAGGGCGAGCTGCAGTGGGTCTTCAACGCCTACGTCATCGCCTTCGGCGGCCTGCTCCTGCTCGGCGGGCGTCTGTCCGACCTGCTCGGCGCACGCCGCGTGTTCACCGCCGGCTGGACCGTACTGATCGGCGGATCGATCGTCGCGGCGGCCGCGCAGACCGCATGGGTTGAGGTCGCCGGCCGTGCCGTCCAGGGCGTCGGCGGCGCACTGATCGCCCCGGCGGCGATGACGCTGCTGATGACGCTGTTCGCGCACGACCCCAGGGAGCTGGGCAAGGCCATGGCCCTCTACGGTGCGGCGGCTCCGGCCGGCGGCACCGCGGGCGTCTTCCTGGGCGGCGTGTTCACCGAATGGCTCAGCTGGCCCTGGGTGTTCATCATCTACATCCCCATCGGCGCCGCCACGCTCGCCGCGACCAAGATGCTCCCGGACGTCGCCCCCCGTCACGGAGCGATCGACGTGCTCGGCGCAGCGGCCGTCACCGCCGGTCTCGCGCTCACGGTGTTCGCCGTGGTCCGCGCGCCGGAGATCGGCTGGGGCGCCACGCAGACCGTGCTCGCACTCGTCGGCGCGGCTGCCCTGCTGGTGCTGTTCTTCGTCCTGCAGAAGACCGCGCGTCAGCCGCTGATGCCGCTCGGCATCTGGCGTGTTCCGCGGCTGGGCTCGGCGAACCTGGCCATGACGCTGCTGGGCGCCGCGTGGATCCCTATGTGGTACTTCCTCAACCTCTATCTGCAGCAGGTCCTCGGCTACGGGGCCTTTGCCTCCGGGGCCGCGCTGCTGCCGATGACACTGCTGCTCATGGTCTTCATGACCGCGATCACGGCCCGGCTGCTGGCGCGCCTGGGCGCCAAGGCACTGATCGGCAGCGGCCTTCTCGTTCTCGCCGGCGGCCTGCTGTGGCTGTCGGCCGTGGAGCCGAGTGGTTCCTTCGTCATCGACGTGCTGCCCGCCTCCCTGGTGGCTGCCCTGGGCATGTCGCTGGCGTACATCCCGGCGATGATGGCGGCCATGTCCGGCGCCCCGGCCGAGCAGGCGGGCCTGGCCTCCGGCATCGTGAACACCACCTACCAGATCGGCTCGGCCCTCGGCCTGGCCGCCCTCACCGCCCTGGCCACCTCCCAGGGTGCCGGCAAGCTCGGTGACCTGCCCGCACTGACCGAAGGCTTCAGTGCGGCATTCACCGCGGCCGCCGCCATCGCCGCCGCGGGCGGGCTCATCACGCTGCTCGTCATGCGCACGGACAGGGCCGCAGCCGCATCGAATGCCGACCAGGCCGGCGAGCCCAGCGTGCCGGGCGAGAAGGCCGGGGTGTGA